The DNA region GTTATACGTAAAGCAAAACGTCTTTTCTGATAATCATTCATAGCGATAATCTAAATGGAAagaagaattaaaaaaaatcaaacataattcacgacaaaaaaaaaatgaaaataccTGATGCCAATAATCAGCAACTTCTGGTAGTTTAAGATATTCACATAAATAAACCAAATTAAGTACATCTTTCTGGAAACAACTGCCACCAAAACCAATACTAGCCTGTAGATATTTTGGTCCAATTCTTGAATCTGATCCAATTGCATTGGCCACTTCATTAACATCGGCACCAGTTGCTTCACATAATGACGATATGGCATTTATCGATGAAATTCGTTGAGCCAGAAATGCATTCGCAGCCAATTTTGATAATTCCGATGACCATGTATTAGTGCGGATAATTTTCTCATTCGGTATCCAATTCTGATAGATTTCACATAATTTTTCCACTGCAATCTGTGCATCCATTGTTTCATTGCCGCCAATTAGTATACGATCCGGATTAATCAGATCATTGATTGCTGTACCTTCGGCCAGAAATTCTGGATTCGATAATACTTCGAAATGTACGCCGGATTTTTTATTCGCACCAAGAATTCGATTAATACTTTCGGCTGCACGTACAGGTACCGTACTTTTTTCCACAACAATTTTACTATCATCGGCTGATCTGGCAATTAAACGTGATACATGTTCTAAATTCTTCAAATCGGCTGCTTTTCCTTTACCGAAaccaaaatttttcgttGGTGTATTGACAGAAATGAATATTAATTCAGCTTgtgaaatttctttttcaactTGAACAGAGAAAAATAGATTTCTATTTCGACATTCTttaacaatttcatcaaGTTGAGGCTGTTGAAAGTAATCatagaatcaaaattaataataataaagatcatatatatttatcTCATCTCATACCTCATATATTGGTAATTGATCAGAATTCCAAAGTTCAATTCGTTTTGGATTCGAATCGACTACACAAACTCTAATCTGTGGACACATACGAGCAATGACAGCACATGTTGGTCCACCAACATAACCAGCACCAATACAACAGATTTTTGTCACTTTTTGATTACGCAAATGTTCcatttgttcaataatactatctgatgatgatgataataataatgacgatgataataatactaaatcaaaatggaaagataaaaaaaacgacatgaaattaaaaatttagaatcgaaaacaaaaaataccaCATACCTGTTGAtgtataatcaaaaaaaaaggcaaaATGGTGTTGCTTAAagagtgaatttttttttctttttcaagtgcatatatataattaCAACAGACAAGGTTTATAGACACTATGGAATgtgttcaatcaaaaaaaaaaaaaaaaaaaaaatgatcgaaGTATTGCTTTGCCGCCTATCAGAAAAGTTCGATATgcagtgatttttttctttttctttttttttttgattacaaGGCACAATGACCGTTGATGTATATCATAACATatgaatgtgttttttttaagcTCGAAATTTTAGGTTGTAAAACTGGAAtgtatgaaaacaaaaaaaaaaaaaaaaaacgaaaaaacaaaatttcattaccTCCTCCTACTACTGCTGCTTTcgatgatgctgatgctgTTTGATGGGGGGAGGGAGCACTGTGAATCCACTGAGATtctgatgaaagaaaaacattaatattggcaacaaacaaaaaaaaaaaagaaaagaaaaagaaaacaagcaaggaaaaaaataaactctCCGTCAGATTTatatagagaaaaatttgtgtgtgtttcatttcgacaaaaaaaaaaaattttttttgtttccatttcgATGACAAACATGAACGATTTATGAgatgattattgaattgtaggaaacaaacaaaacaaaaaaaaataaaataattatcatttcatatGATCACAAAAAagctgtattttttttttgtttttgactATAATCCCGGATAAACACGagttagtgaaaaaaaaaaaaaatacaaaaatgtcaatcacacacacacacacacacacacacatttttctcatctagcttttttttttttttttttgattcaaaatttgacAATTATTTTGTCGCTTTCAAAGATaaaaatcatgataattCCAATTTAATTGGCGATTTAATGTgtgatgtgatttttttttctgttcatcaattatttGGCCGATAAATatgtacattttttgttgttgttgttgttgttgttgtttttgttgtgatttttttgttgttgttcgctTGTCAAATATggctaataattttttttctgtatagaatgtgaaattttgaaaatcactAGATTTCAGATTcatagaaaaagagagagagagaatattATATTAGAATCCGGTTTGtgcatattattatttgtcgcAATCACATGaccattcattattaataattggTGATGTATGTGTACATCATTTGTTTATCgttaatcattatcatcatcatcataaaatgttgcaaaaatttttgcaaaAATAGGCAATATTTTAAATTCTGGATTTGGATCACAACATCTCACATATTATTATGTCGTTAGTgtagtttatttttttgcttgataataatcatcacatcataaGCTTTTTTATCATCTAAACATAGCTTGTCATTTTtatgacaacaaacaataacaacaacaacaacaacaacaacaaataagtAAAGTTcatccaaaagaaaaaaaaattaaatgaaagaaaaccaattttttttgacatttgttacacacacatgttgGTGGTTGATAATTTGGCATTGACATTtctcaattttcattttacataCCTTTCCCTTTCTAATATCACTTTCTTTATCTggtgatggattttttttttcttttttttttgcttgcaaTCTCTATCACACGGATAAATGATTAGGTAATCAcaaaatatattattatagttgatgatgattgtaatcaatcatcaccatcatcatgatgataatgaaacaacGATGATACATATATCATCATGGTAATATACAATTGAAGAGCAAGCAATTTAACCAATTTTATAcgatgcacacacacacacacacactcgacATTGTATGAATCAAAcgattctttgtttttattattattattatattgtcatcatttggaaATAATTCGgtcagaaaaagaaaaaaaaattaaaaagataaaccaaattcattttctaatatagaaaatgaaattcaaaattccatcattattatatagttacattttttttagctaTTCATACAGGATTCgtctatatatttatatcatGTGATtaatatcaaaattttcaattccatacattttcttcatattttcccaaaaaaaaaaattctatagaATCCACCACGTGCGATATGAGCATCATTCATTACGCATCGCTTTCATACTCATTTTTTCTCGATATTATTGTtgctgctactactactactactactactagtactactactactgccGTACACAAActcaaaatttttcgaaaacacctacaattcattcataatacgAGCATTTCGAAAATGTCAAATTCCAACCAGAAAAACCAGAACCAGATATTATTGTCAAATtcctactactactaccactgGTCCGTTGatccaaataaaatgaaaaaaaaaatccaggaGAAAATCGGGCAATAGAAAATTTCATAACCAAAGTATtagcaacaaacaaacaaaaaaaaaattacgcATTATCATATGATATGTAAAAATAGTAGTGGTATGCCGAAAAGAACGGAAAAGAAGggtaaaaattttatgaaacGTAAGTAGCGCAAATTTAGAGGGGAAGCatttacaaaaattttgttgttagtttgaaaatgaaattcttacTTTCGCTATACATTTCTCATCCTCAAATGAAGAggctaatttttttctctatgtATTGATGAGTAagttgaaaaacaaacaaaaaaaaaataaaaataaaaaatgaaaattacatTGGGTCCTACCacttaccaccaccaatacaATACGATTGATGATAGAATATATTAACCataaaatagaaattcttgccaaaacaaaacaaaaacgattcTATAGACTAAccacgataaaaaaaagcaagTAAGTATgttataaaacaaaacaaaacaaaaaaaaattcttcaagtTCCAGAATCGAACCATATTTTGGAATCATTGTTATGTGGATGTTACTATAgtacatcatcatacattcaTACATACGTAACCTCGATATttgaaagaatattctttgaGCTTATATAAAATCACTTTTTATTCATCTACTGCTGCTTCtgccgctgctgctgctgcggATAttcagaattattatttcattcgttttggaaattttctaataatttaaatgtttcgcaataatcattgtcatcattatcaacattcaCATCCAtccaatcatttcattcattcataaaaaaataacacaacaaaacaatacaattgaaacaagaaaaaaaaattctattgtgATAGACGAATATTCTCtaacaatttgttttttttttctctctctctctctctatctcttgtttgtgtgtatagaaaaaagaagaagaagaattatCCATTGTATTCCAAGGACCTGaatcgatatcatcatcatcatcatcatcattattattattatcaaatctAGTCGTTGAAAGATAAATCGAATATAAAgcttcatcaccatcatcattattgtttcattcttcatctatctatatataaatacCGTATTCTTTGTGCATACACTTAAACTCAAATCCAGAATCATTCTTGAATTATTCTAATCATTGTTCTAATTCGTAAACAAGAAAAGAATAGTTTGTATGTTTAAGATCATATTCGTCTTATTCgtatattcatcaacatcattatcattcaagttgttgtcgttttgaGCTTTATCGTTTtggcaaaaacaaaaattttctctaaaagattctaaattttttttttatttgaatcttTGTATGTTTCAAGTGCttcatatatcatcattatatctgCATCGATCCATTTATTTTCCATCCAATATTTGTCCGATACAATAATCGCCAGAATTTGTGTAAAAGAATTTCCTCCATTCACGAATTTCAATGTAagtaaatttattattgtcagTCAAGATCTAATCTCTATTGTGTGCACATTGTAATTTGTTGCCTACTCTGTAGTACCAacgaaatcaatcaaattgggagagagaaaaaaaacaaatcggATTCAATTCCTATTGAgaatttataattattattaacagaACTATTTTTAGTTGaatgaagtaaaaaaaaattgaacgtTGAAGcttagcatcatcattattacctttaacaattttttttttcgtatgcATGCTGTGTTTGTAAAACCTATATAATAAGATTAAACGTAGAATTTTTTAGAATAAAATAAGATGAAATCATCTGAAAATTTGGTACAAATCTTTTCAGCCCACAGACAATAGACAACAGacaatttaattgaaatacGAAAAGtggtgaaaaattcaatcttttttcaatttctcgTTCTCATTtttgtaaaacaaaaatagattGTCAAATGcgaatgatttgaataatttttaaatttagcacaaaaatccttttttctttccttctttcaaagaattgatttttttcccactgTTTCAATTAGAGAAAATTAAactggcaaaaaaaaaaaaaaaatagtgatgataataatgaatggaatcgtaaaatttttatcattttcaatcaatcaatcggaTCAGTTGCATCATTCGCACACACAGAATTAAAGCGAGAGAGAGATCTAATTATTTCTCGAGATCTGTTAACTGATTATTTCtcactttattattattgactaACTTGAtagccaaaaaaattcaaattgaaattgattaaattaattaaccGAATGgctatgataataataatgtaaagtcgaagaatgaaagaaaaacaactgaacagaaaacaaaacaacaacaacaacaacaaaaaaacatggataaaaattccatcatttcttttttatctttttttttttatttattaacaTTGACACTGCATGATtgcttttgatgatgatgatgatgatgataccaaATTGTGTatattgattggttttttctttattcttctgcttcttttttttccactttcattcatcaatggaatttgaaacttttttttctaatttatttatatttctattatattgatgttgttgtttgatcacTACCCGATGGTGgtgatatatataataaccGAATATCGATCGTTAAACATCGATCTATCTATCTAACAGGTTCGTttgttcatatatatatagctgtattatataaataaaaatgtaaaaaatgaaaaatgaatgaatgtcgagaatatttctttttttttctttaatcgattcttcataataataattcgattTGTTCAAATCTTGAAACGTTTCCAAACCGTTGGACagaatttctttcatttttctctcactttttgttcaacattatcgggaacaataacaacaacaacatcaacaaccagAATACAATAATCTGAATGTCTTtttttgtgcgtgtgtgtgtgtgtgtgtgcttgcTATGTTTGATATATAGAATCGgcctatttttttccaatacgCGTTAGTGAtgataagatttttttttctgttttcccttttttttctactgcAAATACGCCCACGCAACGTTCATAAACGAGATTCTCtattctggattttttttctggtatttCGTGTACATCTCATTATGCCGAAATTCAATTGTGAATTTctaattcaatgaaaaaaaaaacactgaaaattaattttatcgTTATGTTATATAATCTATTTGCACTTATGTACATATATGCACGACgtggagaatttttttttttttgcttcctGTTTCATACAGAATTTCATTCGTATCCATCAAATTCTTGCgatcaacattgaatattAGAAAGTTGCATGGGGTAACTTTTTTCcctgtttttttccacaagAGGTGGCAAGATTGTaccaagaattttttttttctttcacattTGAGTTTGTCTGATTTTCGTGATAAAACAAGCCAACAAAcgaggagaaaaaaaaatttccatcatcatcatcagcagctTGTAGTATATGatggttattttttcttctgattCTTTCAAacacactgtgtgtgtgtgtgtctgtgtttttCATCGGTCGAATATTGATTGTACTtaccattgaatgaatggtaacgaaaaaaaaatccgtaaGGGGGtgtcaatttcaatgtttgacCGAAAAAATAgtcgggaaaaaaaattgaaactgCGCATCACATTTTGATCGTGTTTATTGTAACATTGAGTATTGTAGACCATAGAATATGCCTTGTGGATcatgttgttttcattatgagAAAGACGCGTTCACCAATCTCAATAGTATAGTATAGTATATAATTATAAcggatacattttttttctctctctctctttatatatataatataatacaGAATCGCTTTGACTTGTATGcttttatattatcattattattattctgattaTGAAAAcacacgatttttttttctccacgataactttattcattcattcatttttgtttgtttttgtgtttgtttgtttgtttgtttgtttgttcgttcgtTGGTTGATTatccatttattcaaaatatgatggttgtttttgtttgttatacCTCTCAT from Dermatophagoides farinae isolate YC_2012a chromosome 5, ASM2471394v1, whole genome shotgun sequence includes:
- the sgl gene encoding UDP-glucose 6-dehydrogenase sgl isoform X1, which translates into the protein MEHLRNQKVTKICCIGAGYVGGPTCAVIARMCPQIRVCVVDSNPKRIELWNSDQLPIYEPQLDEIVKECRNRNLFFSVQVEKEISQAELIFISVNTPTKNFGFGKGKAADLKNLEHVSRLIARSADDSKIVVEKSTVPVRAAESINRILGANKKSGVHFEVLSNPEFLAEGTAINDLINPDRILIGGNETMDAQIAVEKLCEIYQNWIPNEKIIRTNTWSSELSKLAANAFLAQRISSINAISSLCEATGADVNEVANAIGSDSRIGPKYLQASIGFGGSCFQKDVLNLVYLCEYLKLPEVADYWHQIIAMNDYQKRRFALRITECMFNTITGKRIAILGFAFKANTGDTRESPAKLVCKHLLEEGAQLAIYDPKVLKEQIYADLNISDLNIPDGNKCLEDYVEVVESPYIASTDAHAIVICTEWNEFKELNYEKMYSLMMKPAFIFDGRNLINVRQLEMIGFHVEKIGRQSNHKKNWFNGTKL
- the sgl gene encoding UDP-glucose 6-dehydrogenase sgl isoform X2 codes for the protein MKHTQIFLYINLTESLFFSLLVFFFFSFFFLFVANINVFLSSESQWIHSAPSPHQTASASSKAAVVGGVLLSSSLLLSSSSDSIIEQMEHLRNQKVTKICCIGAGYVGGPTCAVIARMCPQIRVCVVDSNPKRIELWNSDQLPIYEPQLDEIVKECRNRNLFFSVQVEKEISQAELIFISVNTPTKNFGFGKGKAADLKNLEHVSRLIARSADDSKIVVEKSTVPVRAAESINRILGANKKSGVHFEVLSNPEFLAEGTAINDLINPDRILIGGNETMDAQIAVEKLCEIYQNWIPNEKIIRTNTWSSELSKLAANAFLAQRISSINAISSLCEATGADVNEVANAIGSDSRIGPKYLQASIGFGGSCFQKDVLNLVYLCEYLKLPEVADYWHQIIAMNDYQKRRFALRITECMFNTITGKRIAILGFAFKANTGDTRESPAKLVCKHLLEEGAQLAIYDPKVLKEQIYADLNISDLNIPDGNKCLEDYVEVVESPYIASTDAHAIVICTEWNEFKELNYEKMYSLMMKPAFIFDGRNLINVRQLEMIGFHVEKIGRQSNHKKNWFNGTKL